From Companilactobacillus heilongjiangensis, one genomic window encodes:
- the glpK gene encoding glycerol kinase GlpK, with the protein MEKEYILAIDEGTTTARAIIFDHSGKKVAVARHPIEQILPNPGWVEHDPNALWNAVQTTIATALIDSGIKPAQIKAIGIASQRETTIVWDKETGLPIYNAIVWQSRQTAGLANDLIKAGYKDEIHQKTGLIISPYFSATKIRWILDHVDGAQERAEKGELLFGTVNTWLLWKLTDGESFATDCANASRTMLYNINTLEWDDELLKFFNIPKSMLPEVKSNSEIFGVTKNYQFYGSEIPISGMTGSQQASLFGQMAFEKGMVKNTYGTGAFAVMNTGDKPALSDNNLLTTIAYDVNGQVKYALEGSVFVAGAALQWLRDDMRMINSTPETSDAAKASTSKDEVYVVPAFAGLGAPYWDNEAHGTIFGITRGTTDNDLIKATLQAIAYQTKDIIETMSSDSKIPIEVLKVDGAASANDYLMQFQADILGIQLQRSSELETTSLGVAFMAGLGVGFWKDLDDIKKNYETGKIYQSEMDDSVRQDLYAGWKDAVKATMAFKHRV; encoded by the coding sequence ATGGAAAAAGAATATATTTTAGCAATCGATGAAGGAACGACGACTGCTCGAGCTATCATCTTTGATCACAGTGGAAAAAAGGTCGCAGTTGCCAGACATCCAATTGAACAAATTTTGCCGAATCCAGGTTGGGTCGAGCATGATCCTAATGCGTTGTGGAATGCTGTCCAAACGACGATTGCCACTGCGTTGATTGATTCGGGAATTAAGCCTGCTCAAATTAAAGCAATTGGTATCGCCAGTCAACGTGAAACAACGATTGTTTGGGACAAGGAGACTGGTTTGCCAATTTATAACGCTATTGTCTGGCAAAGTCGTCAAACTGCCGGTTTAGCCAATGACTTGATTAAAGCTGGTTATAAAGATGAAATCCATCAAAAAACTGGCTTGATAATCAGTCCATATTTCTCTGCCACTAAAATACGCTGGATTTTGGATCACGTTGACGGTGCCCAAGAACGTGCTGAAAAAGGTGAGTTGCTCTTTGGAACAGTCAATACTTGGTTATTGTGGAAATTAACTGATGGTGAAAGTTTTGCGACTGACTGTGCCAATGCCAGCAGAACGATGCTTTATAATATCAACACGTTGGAATGGGACGATGAATTATTAAAATTCTTTAATATTCCCAAGTCAATGTTGCCAGAAGTTAAGTCAAACTCAGAAATCTTTGGTGTAACGAAAAATTATCAATTCTATGGTTCAGAGATTCCTATTTCTGGTATGACTGGTTCGCAACAAGCTTCACTCTTTGGTCAAATGGCTTTTGAAAAAGGGATGGTCAAAAACACATATGGAACTGGTGCTTTTGCGGTGATGAATACCGGCGATAAACCAGCTTTGTCTGACAATAATTTATTGACAACAATTGCTTATGACGTTAACGGTCAAGTCAAGTATGCCTTAGAGGGTAGTGTCTTTGTGGCTGGAGCGGCGTTACAGTGGTTGCGTGATGATATGCGTATGATTAACAGCACTCCAGAAACTTCGGATGCTGCCAAAGCTTCTACAAGTAAAGATGAAGTCTATGTTGTCCCAGCTTTTGCCGGTTTAGGCGCACCATACTGGGATAATGAAGCTCACGGAACAATTTTTGGTATCACTCGTGGGACAACGGATAATGACTTAATTAAAGCAACGTTACAGGCAATTGCTTATCAAACTAAAGATATCATTGAAACAATGAGTTCTGATTCCAAGATTCCAATTGAAGTTCTAAAGGTTGATGGGGCAGCTTCGGCTAACGATTATTTGATGCAGTTCCAAGCCGATATCTTGGGCATTCAACTTCAAAGATCTTCCGAATTAGAAACGACTTCCTTAGGGGTAGCTTTTATGGCTGGCTTAGGTGTCGGTTTCTGGAAAGATTTGGATGATATTAAAAAGAATTATGAAACTGGAAAAATTTATCAATCAGAGATGGACGATTCAGTTCGTCAGGATCTCTATGCTGGTTGGAAAGACGCTGTGAAGGCAACTATGGCGTTCAAACACCGGGTATAA
- the glpK gene encoding glycerol kinase GlpK, whose amino-acid sequence MSSEYIMAIDEGTTSTRAIIFDQKGTKIADAQREFTQHFPQPGWVEHDANEIWNAVQSTIASVFIESGIKPKQIKGIGITNQRETTIIWDKKTGLPIYNAIVWQSRQTSDIAAKLEKDGYGQMVHEKTGLLIDPYFSATKIRWILDHVDGAQARAEKGELLFGTIDTWLLWKLSGGAAHVTDYSNASRTMLFNIHDLKWDDDILKALNIPKAMLPEVRPNSEVYATTKGYHFYGSEVPIAGMIGDQQAALFGQMAFEPGMVKNTYGTGAFIVMNTGEKPQLSDNNLLTTIGYGINGKVYYALEGSIFVAGSAIQWLRDAMHLVDSAPESEEAALASSDDDEVYVVPAFTGLGAPYWDADARGAVFGLTRGTTKDDFIKATLQSLAYQSRDVLETMKRDTGIDIPTLKVDGGAANNRYLMQFQADILQTPVQRANDLETTALGAAFLAGLAVGYWDNLDDIKKQYATGATFEPDMDVKRADYLYEGWKDAVSSTRTFKHKARN is encoded by the coding sequence ATGTCTAGTGAATATATTATGGCAATTGATGAAGGTACTACGAGTACCCGAGCAATAATTTTTGACCAAAAAGGCACAAAGATTGCTGATGCCCAACGTGAATTTACGCAACATTTTCCACAACCTGGTTGGGTTGAGCACGATGCTAACGAAATTTGGAATGCGGTGCAATCAACTATCGCCAGTGTCTTTATTGAATCTGGCATTAAACCGAAACAAATTAAGGGTATCGGAATCACGAATCAACGTGAAACAACGATTATCTGGGATAAGAAGACTGGCTTGCCAATTTACAACGCAATTGTTTGGCAAAGTCGTCAAACATCTGACATTGCTGCCAAGTTAGAAAAAGATGGCTACGGTCAAATGGTGCACGAGAAAACTGGTCTCTTGATTGACCCTTACTTCTCCGCTACGAAGATTCGTTGGATTTTGGATCACGTTGACGGTGCCCAAGCACGTGCTGAAAAAGGTGAATTACTCTTCGGAACGATTGATACATGGTTACTTTGGAAACTTTCTGGCGGTGCTGCCCATGTGACGGACTACTCAAATGCCAGTCGAACAATGTTATTTAATATCCACGATTTAAAGTGGGATGACGATATTTTAAAGGCTTTGAACATTCCTAAGGCAATGTTGCCTGAAGTTCGTCCTAATTCAGAAGTTTACGCTACAACTAAGGGCTATCACTTCTATGGCTCTGAAGTTCCAATTGCTGGTATGATTGGTGATCAACAAGCTGCTTTATTCGGTCAGATGGCTTTTGAACCCGGCATGGTTAAAAATACATACGGAACTGGTGCTTTCATCGTTATGAATACTGGTGAAAAACCTCAACTGTCAGATAATAATCTTTTGACAACAATCGGTTATGGAATTAATGGCAAAGTTTACTATGCTTTGGAAGGTAGTATTTTCGTTGCCGGTTCAGCTATTCAATGGTTGCGTGATGCCATGCATTTAGTTGACTCAGCTCCAGAATCAGAAGAGGCTGCTTTAGCTTCAAGTGATGATGACGAAGTTTATGTTGTACCTGCCTTTACTGGTTTGGGCGCACCATACTGGGATGCTGACGCTCGTGGGGCTGTCTTCGGATTGACTCGTGGGACAACTAAAGATGACTTTATCAAAGCTACGTTACAATCATTGGCTTACCAATCACGTGATGTTTTGGAAACAATGAAACGTGATACTGGGATTGATATTCCAACGTTGAAAGTCGATGGTGGAGCTGCTAATAATAGATATTTGATGCAATTCCAAGCTGATATTTTACAAACTCCAGTCCAACGTGCCAATGATTTGGAAACTACTGCACTTGGTGCCGCATTTTTAGCTGGACTAGCAGTAGGGTATTGGGATAACCTAGATGATATTAAGAAACAATATGCGACTGGTGCGACATTTGAACCAGATATGGATGTCAAACGTGCTGATTATCTTTACGAAGGCTGGAAAGATGCTGTCAGTTCTACGAGAACATTCAAGCATAAAGCAAGAAATTAA